In Corvus moneduloides isolate bCorMon1 chromosome 12, bCorMon1.pri, whole genome shotgun sequence, the following proteins share a genomic window:
- the IST1 gene encoding IST1 homolog isoform X2, whose translation MLGSGFKAERLRVNLRLVINRLKLLEKKKTELAQKARKEIADYLAAGKDERARIRVEHIIREDYLVEAMEILELYCDLLLARFGLIQSMKELDSGLAEAVSTLIWAAPRLQSEVAELKIVADQLCAKYSKEYGKLCRTNQIGTVNDRLMHKLSVEAPPKILVERYLIEIAKNYNVPYEPDSVVMAEAPAGGEADLIDVGFTDDVKKGGHGGGGSGGFTAPMIGHDGLVPMPVMMPVPMPTPNPPFSYPPPKGPENFSGLPVGTYQPFTNIHPPPIPANPPTYESIDEPNTDKDTAALVPGPEPKPEASPKPRAGAPNTFDNFVLPELPSVPDTLPTASAGANSSASEDIDFDDLSRRFEELKKKT comes from the exons ATGTTGGGCTCTGGGTTCAAGGCAGAGCGCTTGCGAGTCAACCTGCGCCTCGTCATCAATCGCCTCAAGctactggagaaaaagaaga ctgagttGGCCCAGAAGGCAAGGAAGGAGATTGCAGATTAcctggcagctggaaaagatGAGCGTGCCAGGATTCGTGTGGAACACATCATCCGTGAAGATTACCTTGTGGAGGCCATGGAGATCCTGGAGCTATACTGTGATCTGCTGCTCGCCCGCTTTGGCTTGATCCAGTCCATGAA GGAGCTGGACTCTGGCCTGGCAGAGGCAGTATCGACACTGATTTGGGCTGCACCACGCCTCCAGTCGGAAGTGGCTGAGTTGAAGATT gttgCTGATCAGTTGTGTGCTAAGTACAGCAAGGAGTATGGAAAGCTGTGCCGGACAAACCAGATTGGGACAGTCAACGACAGG CTGATGCACAAGCTGAGCGTGGAAGCACCACCCAAGATCCTGGTGGAGAGATACCTCATTGAGATTGCTAAGAACTACAACGTGCCCTATGAGCCTGACTCGGTGGTGATG GCTGAAGCCCCGGCAGGCGGAGAGGCAGATCTAATTGATGTGGGGTTCACGGATGATGTGAAGAAGGGTGGCCATGGAGGGGGCGGAAGTGGTGGATTTACAGCCCCAATGATAGGTCATGATGGGTTAGTACCCATGCCCGTGATGATGCCTGTGCCCATGCCAACACCAAATCCACCCTTCTCCTATCCACCTCCAAAGGGACCG GAGAACTTCAGTGGCCTGCCAGTGGGGACCTACCAGCCTTTCACTAACATCCACCCACCACCAATTCCGGCAAACCCACCCACATACGAGTCT ATTGATGAGCCTAACACTGACAAGGACACTGCTGCACTAGTGCCTG GGCCTGAGCCCAAGCCAGAAGCTTCTCCTAAACCAAGAGCTGGAGCTCCTAACACCTTTGATAACTTCGTGTTGCCTGAATTGCCATCTGTGCCAGACACACTGCCAACAGCATCTGCTGGCGCCAACTCTTCTGCCTCAGAAGACATTGACTTCGATGATCTTTCACGGAGATTTGAGGagctaaagaagaaaacataa
- the DHODH gene encoding dihydroorotate dehydrogenase (quinone), mitochondrial isoform X1, translating to MGGAWVPVGDRCWGAADGLAQGRLLALGGCGLLLGSALAAGDERLYAAVMPALRALPPEAAHGLALRAAALGLLPSTRPDGPALEVRVLGQRFRNPLGLAAGFDKQCEAVDGLFKMGFGFVEVGTVTPKPQEGNPRPRVFRLAEDEAVINRYGFNSHGHVAVERRLRARQETQIRLTGAGMPLGVNLGKNKSSTDAAADYVAGVRTLGPLADYLVVNVSSPNTPGLRDLQGKAELRDLLSKVLVERDLLPCERKPAVLVKIAPDLTAQDKQDIASVVCELGVDGLIVSNTTVSRPSGLRSRQRMEPGGLSGKPLRELSTQIIREMYALTQGRVPIIGVGGVSNGQDALEKIRAGASLVQLYTALVYHGPPVVGTVKRELEELLREQGFKNVMEAVGADHWCGHAAE from the exons ATGGGAGGGGCGTGGGTGCCGGTGGGGGATCGGTGCTGGGGCGCTGCTGACGGCCTGGCGCAGGGACGGCTGCTGGCGCTGGGAGGCTGCGGGCTGCTCCTGGGATCGGCGCTTGCGGCAGGCGACGAGCGGCTTTACGCGGCGGTGATGCCCGCGCTTCGGGCGCTGCCCCCTGAGGCCGCCCACGGCCTGGCTTTGCGCGCCGCcgccctggggctgctgccctcCACCCGTCCGGACGGCCCCGCGCTG GAGGTGCGAGTCCTCGGGCAGCGATTCCGTAACCCATTGGGTCTGGCTGCTGGCTTCGACAAGCAGTGTGAGGCTGTGGACGGGCTGTTCAAGATGGGCTTTGGCTTTGTGGAAGTGGGGACTGTCACACCCAAGCCCCAGGAAGGGAACCCCAGGCCCAGGGTCTTCCGGCTGGCAGAGGATGAAGCGGTCATCAACAG GTATGGATTCAACAGCCATGGCCATGTCGCGGTGGAGCGCAGGCTGCGTGCCCGCCAGGAGACACAGATCAGGCTCACTGGTG CTGGGATGCCTCTTGGAGTCAACCTGGGCAAGAACAAGAGCTCTACTGATGCTGCAGCTGACTATGTGGCTGGGGTCCGGACACTGGGTCCTTTGGCTGACTACCTAGTTGTGAACGTGTCCAGCCCAAACACCCCAGGGCTGCGGGACCTCCAGGGCAAGGCTGAGCTGCGGGACCTGCTGAGCAAG GTGCTGGTGGAGAGGGACCTGCTGCCCTGCGAGCGTAAGCCAGCCGTGCTGGTGAAGATTGCCCCTGACCTCACTGCACAGGACAAGCAGGACATCGCCAGCGTTGTCTGTGAG CTAGGTGTGGATGGGCTGATAGTCAGCAATACCACTGTGAGCCGCCCCAGTGGCCTCCGGAGCAGGCAGCGCATGGAGCCTGGGGGCCTCAGTGGGAAGCCCCTACGGGAGCTCTCCACACAGATCATCAGGGAGATGTACGCTCTCACTCAAG GCCGGGTGCCCATTATTGGTGTGGGTGGGGTGAGCAATGGGCAGGATGCCCTGGAGAAGATCCGTGCCGGAGCCTCGCTTGTGCAGCTGTACACAGCACTTGTGTACCACGGGCCGCCAGTGGTGGGGACAGTGAAGCGGGaactggaggagctgctgag GGAGCAGGGCTTCAAGAACGTCATGGAGGCCGTTGGAGCAGATCACTGGTGCGGACATGCTGCAGAATGA
- the DHODH gene encoding dihydroorotate dehydrogenase (quinone), mitochondrial isoform X2 — protein MMAAPLRGRLLALGGCGLLLGSALAAGDERLYAAVMPALRALPPEAAHGLALRAAALGLLPSTRPDGPALEVRVLGQRFRNPLGLAAGFDKQCEAVDGLFKMGFGFVEVGTVTPKPQEGNPRPRVFRLAEDEAVINRYGFNSHGHVAVERRLRARQETQIRLTGAGMPLGVNLGKNKSSTDAAADYVAGVRTLGPLADYLVVNVSSPNTPGLRDLQGKAELRDLLSKVLVERDLLPCERKPAVLVKIAPDLTAQDKQDIASVVCELGVDGLIVSNTTVSRPSGLRSRQRMEPGGLSGKPLRELSTQIIREMYALTQGRVPIIGVGGVSNGQDALEKIRAGASLVQLYTALVYHGPPVVGTVKRELEELLREQGFKNVMEAVGADHWCGHAAE, from the exons ATGATGGCGGCGCCGCTGCGC GGACGGCTGCTGGCGCTGGGAGGCTGCGGGCTGCTCCTGGGATCGGCGCTTGCGGCAGGCGACGAGCGGCTTTACGCGGCGGTGATGCCCGCGCTTCGGGCGCTGCCCCCTGAGGCCGCCCACGGCCTGGCTTTGCGCGCCGCcgccctggggctgctgccctcCACCCGTCCGGACGGCCCCGCGCTG GAGGTGCGAGTCCTCGGGCAGCGATTCCGTAACCCATTGGGTCTGGCTGCTGGCTTCGACAAGCAGTGTGAGGCTGTGGACGGGCTGTTCAAGATGGGCTTTGGCTTTGTGGAAGTGGGGACTGTCACACCCAAGCCCCAGGAAGGGAACCCCAGGCCCAGGGTCTTCCGGCTGGCAGAGGATGAAGCGGTCATCAACAG GTATGGATTCAACAGCCATGGCCATGTCGCGGTGGAGCGCAGGCTGCGTGCCCGCCAGGAGACACAGATCAGGCTCACTGGTG CTGGGATGCCTCTTGGAGTCAACCTGGGCAAGAACAAGAGCTCTACTGATGCTGCAGCTGACTATGTGGCTGGGGTCCGGACACTGGGTCCTTTGGCTGACTACCTAGTTGTGAACGTGTCCAGCCCAAACACCCCAGGGCTGCGGGACCTCCAGGGCAAGGCTGAGCTGCGGGACCTGCTGAGCAAG GTGCTGGTGGAGAGGGACCTGCTGCCCTGCGAGCGTAAGCCAGCCGTGCTGGTGAAGATTGCCCCTGACCTCACTGCACAGGACAAGCAGGACATCGCCAGCGTTGTCTGTGAG CTAGGTGTGGATGGGCTGATAGTCAGCAATACCACTGTGAGCCGCCCCAGTGGCCTCCGGAGCAGGCAGCGCATGGAGCCTGGGGGCCTCAGTGGGAAGCCCCTACGGGAGCTCTCCACACAGATCATCAGGGAGATGTACGCTCTCACTCAAG GCCGGGTGCCCATTATTGGTGTGGGTGGGGTGAGCAATGGGCAGGATGCCCTGGAGAAGATCCGTGCCGGAGCCTCGCTTGTGCAGCTGTACACAGCACTTGTGTACCACGGGCCGCCAGTGGTGGGGACAGTGAAGCGGGaactggaggagctgctgag GGAGCAGGGCTTCAAGAACGTCATGGAGGCCGTTGGAGCAGATCACTGGTGCGGACATGCTGCAGAATGA
- the IST1 gene encoding IST1 homolog isoform X1, producing MARSALGSATAGKEKVFIMLGSGFKAERLRVNLRLVINRLKLLEKKKTELAQKARKEIADYLAAGKDERARIRVEHIIREDYLVEAMEILELYCDLLLARFGLIQSMKELDSGLAEAVSTLIWAAPRLQSEVAELKIVADQLCAKYSKEYGKLCRTNQIGTVNDRLMHKLSVEAPPKILVERYLIEIAKNYNVPYEPDSVVMAEAPAGGEADLIDVGFTDDVKKGGHGGGGSGGFTAPMIGHDGLVPMPVMMPVPMPTPNPPFSYPPPKGPENFSGLPVGTYQPFTNIHPPPIPANPPTYESIDEPNTDKDTAALVPGPEPKPEASPKPRAGAPNTFDNFVLPELPSVPDTLPTASAGANSSASEDIDFDDLSRRFEELKKKT from the exons ATGGCTCGCTCTGCGCTGGGCAGTGCAACCGCCGGCAAGGAG AAAGTGTTTATCATGTTGGGCTCTGGGTTCAAGGCAGAGCGCTTGCGAGTCAACCTGCGCCTCGTCATCAATCGCCTCAAGctactggagaaaaagaaga ctgagttGGCCCAGAAGGCAAGGAAGGAGATTGCAGATTAcctggcagctggaaaagatGAGCGTGCCAGGATTCGTGTGGAACACATCATCCGTGAAGATTACCTTGTGGAGGCCATGGAGATCCTGGAGCTATACTGTGATCTGCTGCTCGCCCGCTTTGGCTTGATCCAGTCCATGAA GGAGCTGGACTCTGGCCTGGCAGAGGCAGTATCGACACTGATTTGGGCTGCACCACGCCTCCAGTCGGAAGTGGCTGAGTTGAAGATT gttgCTGATCAGTTGTGTGCTAAGTACAGCAAGGAGTATGGAAAGCTGTGCCGGACAAACCAGATTGGGACAGTCAACGACAGG CTGATGCACAAGCTGAGCGTGGAAGCACCACCCAAGATCCTGGTGGAGAGATACCTCATTGAGATTGCTAAGAACTACAACGTGCCCTATGAGCCTGACTCGGTGGTGATG GCTGAAGCCCCGGCAGGCGGAGAGGCAGATCTAATTGATGTGGGGTTCACGGATGATGTGAAGAAGGGTGGCCATGGAGGGGGCGGAAGTGGTGGATTTACAGCCCCAATGATAGGTCATGATGGGTTAGTACCCATGCCCGTGATGATGCCTGTGCCCATGCCAACACCAAATCCACCCTTCTCCTATCCACCTCCAAAGGGACCG GAGAACTTCAGTGGCCTGCCAGTGGGGACCTACCAGCCTTTCACTAACATCCACCCACCACCAATTCCGGCAAACCCACCCACATACGAGTCT ATTGATGAGCCTAACACTGACAAGGACACTGCTGCACTAGTGCCTG GGCCTGAGCCCAAGCCAGAAGCTTCTCCTAAACCAAGAGCTGGAGCTCCTAACACCTTTGATAACTTCGTGTTGCCTGAATTGCCATCTGTGCCAGACACACTGCCAACAGCATCTGCTGGCGCCAACTCTTCTGCCTCAGAAGACATTGACTTCGATGATCTTTCACGGAGATTTGAGGagctaaagaagaaaacataa
- the DHODH gene encoding dihydroorotate dehydrogenase (quinone), mitochondrial isoform X3 has product MGGAWVPVGDRCWGAADGLAQGRLLALGGCGLLLGSALAAGDERLYAAVMPALRALPPEAAHGLALRAAALGLLPSTRPDGPALEVRVLGQRFRNPLGLAAGFDKQCEAVDGLFKMGFGFVEVGTVTPKPQEGNPRPRVFRLAEDEAVINRYGFNSHGHVAVERRLRARQETQIRLTGAGMPLGVNLGKNKSSTDAAADYVAGVRTLGPLADYLVVNVSSPNTPGLRDLQGKAELRDLLSKLGVDGLIVSNTTVSRPSGLRSRQRMEPGGLSGKPLRELSTQIIREMYALTQGRVPIIGVGGVSNGQDALEKIRAGASLVQLYTALVYHGPPVVGTVKRELEELLREQGFKNVMEAVGADHWCGHAAE; this is encoded by the exons ATGGGAGGGGCGTGGGTGCCGGTGGGGGATCGGTGCTGGGGCGCTGCTGACGGCCTGGCGCAGGGACGGCTGCTGGCGCTGGGAGGCTGCGGGCTGCTCCTGGGATCGGCGCTTGCGGCAGGCGACGAGCGGCTTTACGCGGCGGTGATGCCCGCGCTTCGGGCGCTGCCCCCTGAGGCCGCCCACGGCCTGGCTTTGCGCGCCGCcgccctggggctgctgccctcCACCCGTCCGGACGGCCCCGCGCTG GAGGTGCGAGTCCTCGGGCAGCGATTCCGTAACCCATTGGGTCTGGCTGCTGGCTTCGACAAGCAGTGTGAGGCTGTGGACGGGCTGTTCAAGATGGGCTTTGGCTTTGTGGAAGTGGGGACTGTCACACCCAAGCCCCAGGAAGGGAACCCCAGGCCCAGGGTCTTCCGGCTGGCAGAGGATGAAGCGGTCATCAACAG GTATGGATTCAACAGCCATGGCCATGTCGCGGTGGAGCGCAGGCTGCGTGCCCGCCAGGAGACACAGATCAGGCTCACTGGTG CTGGGATGCCTCTTGGAGTCAACCTGGGCAAGAACAAGAGCTCTACTGATGCTGCAGCTGACTATGTGGCTGGGGTCCGGACACTGGGTCCTTTGGCTGACTACCTAGTTGTGAACGTGTCCAGCCCAAACACCCCAGGGCTGCGGGACCTCCAGGGCAAGGCTGAGCTGCGGGACCTGCTGAGCAAG CTAGGTGTGGATGGGCTGATAGTCAGCAATACCACTGTGAGCCGCCCCAGTGGCCTCCGGAGCAGGCAGCGCATGGAGCCTGGGGGCCTCAGTGGGAAGCCCCTACGGGAGCTCTCCACACAGATCATCAGGGAGATGTACGCTCTCACTCAAG GCCGGGTGCCCATTATTGGTGTGGGTGGGGTGAGCAATGGGCAGGATGCCCTGGAGAAGATCCGTGCCGGAGCCTCGCTTGTGCAGCTGTACACAGCACTTGTGTACCACGGGCCGCCAGTGGTGGGGACAGTGAAGCGGGaactggaggagctgctgag GGAGCAGGGCTTCAAGAACGTCATGGAGGCCGTTGGAGCAGATCACTGGTGCGGACATGCTGCAGAATGA
- the LOC116450105 gene encoding LOW QUALITY PROTEIN: haptoglobin-like (The sequence of the model RefSeq protein was modified relative to this genomic sequence to represent the inferred CDS: deleted 1 base in 1 codon): MTCCPLLPAELSIAGLAWSVLGTAAATERRCAKPVEIEHGHVEHLVGYHCDPYYQLRSSGDGTYKCDESQVWVSPEAVKDVPVCEPVCGKPKNHPPRQCITGVMLAPKGSFPWQGWMVTRHNLTVRATLIGDQWLLNTGRNVYLNIHSENATLEEIAPTLQLFLGSREQPNLGIERVVLHPSYPQAVDLALLKLKQKQKVLLGEEVKRICLAQKGYVHPGQVGYISGWGCSATFGFPDRLKYVMLLVAESEQCWEYYSAQDVSYWVQPILGNDTFCVGMSELREDPCYGDAGGAFAVQDPDDDTWYAGGIVSYDKTCTAAKYGVDVKHVLAWVKETVAAG, translated from the exons ATGACCT GCTgccctctccttcctgcagagctATCGATCGCTGGCCTGGCCTGGAGTGTGCTGGGGACTGCAGCTGCCACTG AGCGGAGGTGTGCAAAGCCTGTGGAGATTGAACATGGCCACGTGGAGCACCTGGTCGGGTACCACTGTGACCCGTACTACCAGCTGCGCAGCTCTGGTGATG GGACATACAAATGTGATGAGAGTCAGGTATGGGTGAGCCCTGAGGCTGTTAAGGATGTGCCTGTCTGTGAGCCAG TGTGTGGGAAGCCGAAGAACCACCCCCCCAGGCAGTGCATCACTGGGGTCATGCTGGCTCCGAAGGGCAGCTTcccttggcagggctggatggTGACCCGCCACAACCTGACCGTGAGGGCCACACTCATCGGTGACCAGTGGCTGCTGAACACAGGCAGGAACGTGTACCTGAACATCCACAGTGAGAATGCCACGCTGGAAGAGATTGCCCCTACACTGCAGCTGTTCCTGGGCAGCCGGGAGCAGCCCAACTTGGGCATT GAGCGTGTTGTGCTGCACCCCAGCTACCCACAGGCTGTGGACCTGGCCTTGCTGAAgctgaagcagaagcagaaggtgCTTCTTGGCGAGGAGGTGAAGCGCATCTGCCTGGCCCAGAAGGGCTATGTGCACCCAGGACAGGTGGGCTACATctcaggctggggctgcagtgcCACCTTTGGCTTTCCCGACAGGCTGAAGTACGTGATGCTGCTAGTGGCCGAgagtgagcagtgctgggaatacTACAGTGCGCAGGATGTGTCCTACTGGGTCCAGCCCATCCTTGGCAATGACACCTTCTGCGTGGGCATGAGTGAGCTGCGGGAGGACCCCTGCTACGGGGATGCAGGCGGAGCCTTTGCCGTGCAGGATCCCGATGACGACACCTGGTACGCAGGTGGCATCGTCAGCTATGACAAGACCTGCACAGCTGCAAAGTACGGTGTGGACGTGAAGCATGTCCTGGCCTGGGTGAAGGAGACAGTGGCAGCTGGCTGA
- the DHODH gene encoding dihydroorotate dehydrogenase (quinone), mitochondrial isoform X4 has translation MMAAPLREVRVLGQRFRNPLGLAAGFDKQCEAVDGLFKMGFGFVEVGTVTPKPQEGNPRPRVFRLAEDEAVINRYGFNSHGHVAVERRLRARQETQIRLTGAGMPLGVNLGKNKSSTDAAADYVAGVRTLGPLADYLVVNVSSPNTPGLRDLQGKAELRDLLSKVLVERDLLPCERKPAVLVKIAPDLTAQDKQDIASVVCELGVDGLIVSNTTVSRPSGLRSRQRMEPGGLSGKPLRELSTQIIREMYALTQGRVPIIGVGGVSNGQDALEKIRAGASLVQLYTALVYHGPPVVGTVKRELEELLREQGFKNVMEAVGADHWCGHAAE, from the exons ATGATGGCGGCGCCGCTGCGC GAGGTGCGAGTCCTCGGGCAGCGATTCCGTAACCCATTGGGTCTGGCTGCTGGCTTCGACAAGCAGTGTGAGGCTGTGGACGGGCTGTTCAAGATGGGCTTTGGCTTTGTGGAAGTGGGGACTGTCACACCCAAGCCCCAGGAAGGGAACCCCAGGCCCAGGGTCTTCCGGCTGGCAGAGGATGAAGCGGTCATCAACAG GTATGGATTCAACAGCCATGGCCATGTCGCGGTGGAGCGCAGGCTGCGTGCCCGCCAGGAGACACAGATCAGGCTCACTGGTG CTGGGATGCCTCTTGGAGTCAACCTGGGCAAGAACAAGAGCTCTACTGATGCTGCAGCTGACTATGTGGCTGGGGTCCGGACACTGGGTCCTTTGGCTGACTACCTAGTTGTGAACGTGTCCAGCCCAAACACCCCAGGGCTGCGGGACCTCCAGGGCAAGGCTGAGCTGCGGGACCTGCTGAGCAAG GTGCTGGTGGAGAGGGACCTGCTGCCCTGCGAGCGTAAGCCAGCCGTGCTGGTGAAGATTGCCCCTGACCTCACTGCACAGGACAAGCAGGACATCGCCAGCGTTGTCTGTGAG CTAGGTGTGGATGGGCTGATAGTCAGCAATACCACTGTGAGCCGCCCCAGTGGCCTCCGGAGCAGGCAGCGCATGGAGCCTGGGGGCCTCAGTGGGAAGCCCCTACGGGAGCTCTCCACACAGATCATCAGGGAGATGTACGCTCTCACTCAAG GCCGGGTGCCCATTATTGGTGTGGGTGGGGTGAGCAATGGGCAGGATGCCCTGGAGAAGATCCGTGCCGGAGCCTCGCTTGTGCAGCTGTACACAGCACTTGTGTACCACGGGCCGCCAGTGGTGGGGACAGTGAAGCGGGaactggaggagctgctgag GGAGCAGGGCTTCAAGAACGTCATGGAGGCCGTTGGAGCAGATCACTGGTGCGGACATGCTGCAGAATGA
- the IST1 gene encoding IST1 homolog isoform X3, protein MARSALGSATAGKEKVFIMLGSGFKAERLRVNLRLVINRLKLLEKKKTELAQKARKEIADYLAAGKDERARIRVEHIIREDYLVEAMEILELYCDLLLARFGLIQSMKELDSGLAEAVSTLIWAAPRLQSEVAELKIVADQLCAKYSKEYGKLCRTNQIGTVNDRLMHKLSVEAPPKILVERYLIEIAKNYNVPYEPDSVVMAEAPAGGEADLIDVGFTDDVKKGGHGGGGSGGFTAPMIGHDGLVPMPVMMPVPMPTPNPPFSYPPPKGPIDEPNTDKDTAALVPGPEPKPEASPKPRAGAPNTFDNFVLPELPSVPDTLPTASAGANSSASEDIDFDDLSRRFEELKKKT, encoded by the exons ATGGCTCGCTCTGCGCTGGGCAGTGCAACCGCCGGCAAGGAG AAAGTGTTTATCATGTTGGGCTCTGGGTTCAAGGCAGAGCGCTTGCGAGTCAACCTGCGCCTCGTCATCAATCGCCTCAAGctactggagaaaaagaaga ctgagttGGCCCAGAAGGCAAGGAAGGAGATTGCAGATTAcctggcagctggaaaagatGAGCGTGCCAGGATTCGTGTGGAACACATCATCCGTGAAGATTACCTTGTGGAGGCCATGGAGATCCTGGAGCTATACTGTGATCTGCTGCTCGCCCGCTTTGGCTTGATCCAGTCCATGAA GGAGCTGGACTCTGGCCTGGCAGAGGCAGTATCGACACTGATTTGGGCTGCACCACGCCTCCAGTCGGAAGTGGCTGAGTTGAAGATT gttgCTGATCAGTTGTGTGCTAAGTACAGCAAGGAGTATGGAAAGCTGTGCCGGACAAACCAGATTGGGACAGTCAACGACAGG CTGATGCACAAGCTGAGCGTGGAAGCACCACCCAAGATCCTGGTGGAGAGATACCTCATTGAGATTGCTAAGAACTACAACGTGCCCTATGAGCCTGACTCGGTGGTGATG GCTGAAGCCCCGGCAGGCGGAGAGGCAGATCTAATTGATGTGGGGTTCACGGATGATGTGAAGAAGGGTGGCCATGGAGGGGGCGGAAGTGGTGGATTTACAGCCCCAATGATAGGTCATGATGGGTTAGTACCCATGCCCGTGATGATGCCTGTGCCCATGCCAACACCAAATCCACCCTTCTCCTATCCACCTCCAAAGGGACCG ATTGATGAGCCTAACACTGACAAGGACACTGCTGCACTAGTGCCTG GGCCTGAGCCCAAGCCAGAAGCTTCTCCTAAACCAAGAGCTGGAGCTCCTAACACCTTTGATAACTTCGTGTTGCCTGAATTGCCATCTGTGCCAGACACACTGCCAACAGCATCTGCTGGCGCCAACTCTTCTGCCTCAGAAGACATTGACTTCGATGATCTTTCACGGAGATTTGAGGagctaaagaagaaaacataa